One genomic region from Cydia amplana chromosome Z, ilCydAmpl1.1, whole genome shotgun sequence encodes:
- the LOC134661363 gene encoding ankyrin repeat domain-containing protein 12-like isoform X2, with protein MPSSSRTRGSGRGPDGALRPPVIAPMSERQQLALVMQISSQDAPPAAPSTAEERKRTRQQRNERGETPLHVAAIRGDHDQVKKLLDQGQDPDVPDFAGWTPLHEACIYGWYQVVIVLVKGGANVNAKGLDDDTPLHDATTSGNLKMVKFLVEHGADPFVKNAKAKMPIDYAAPHIYEFLESLKDNNVRASHTGRARDDSSKKVGNASTSSDSSKRNMDCLAQEHFDNKDSAAQDKGSGENKDEGNQLSSGVVSSSQDEVAAGPKRPFSDEGHEADSVDDDISKRKKRKENEEKEPMAKPASVPRSGPGRILTGTKPPGPASKTGATPLGKGGNVQGGGKGSTAGSSTGKGSQQAQGKGGSVAGKLGAQNQGKTSGSAKGATSMVASKQERKSPVASPKPNQAKDADGDSEDQKNQESTAPKVPPLKIVIPGGAGGSANRNEQEGGTGQRGSGKGRGSVATLPYVLPCTAAADAGQTSDSSDGNSDDKRPGEGGKAGQRVLRSHRTNDGEREKDKERTSPQTGSESRSGTGSTQSTLSSNKSPPPSGSGHDSEHAPSASSGGVSGRSETVNNPGPSVELHPRKRKIKASKDSHSREPVKTEPTPDSTVSHNVTHSNPYQMYIHIRKQIEHRQKSLFPVKPKPPKDFNKYLMNRCTYTLQSNVNPDPQVEIPHNMPPLMVSEFTDQEKERTRMRIQHLVEKEKLVLAVEQEILRVHGRAERAVINQSLPYSVCTMLRDKEVYNVLAPDQEEKRNAQRSRCNSRQINSWLQEVDDKWEKIKEGMLRRQNTEAETLHAVQKMGWEWKLKELGICDYKTTPKIDPTHVPQIFVSNFDLRA; from the exons ATGCCGTCGTCGTCGCGGACGCGGGGCTCCGGCCGCGGCCCCGACGGGGCACTCAGGCCTCCGGTCATAGCTCCCATGTCAGAACGACAGCAGCTGGCCTTGGTGATGCAGATATCGTCACAGGATGCTCCTCCAG CCGCTCCATCAACTGCTGAAGAAAGGAAACGTACCAGGCAGCAGCGCAACGAGCGTGGTGAGACACCTCTACACGTAGCCGCCATCAGGGGAGACCATGATCAAGTGAAAAAGCTCCTCGACCAAGGCCAGGATCCAGATGTCCCGGATTTTGCGG GTTGGACACCCCTACACGAGGCGTGTATATATGGCTGGTACCAGGTGGTCATAGTCCTTGTGAAGGGTGGAGCCAACGTGAACGCGAAGGGTCTCGACGACGACACTCCGCTGCACGACGCCACCACCTCGGGCAACTTGAAGATGGTTAAATTTCTCGTTGAGCACGGTGCTGACCCATTTGTTAAAAATGCAAAGGCTAAAATGCCCATCGACTATGCAGCTCCTCATATTTACGAGTTTCTGGAATCGTTGAAGg ATAATAACGTGAGAGCCTCACACACGGGTCGGGCAAGGGATGACAGTAGCAAGAAAGTTGGCAATGCAAGTACTTCTAGTGACAGCAGCAAGCGCAACATGGACTGCCTAGCACAGGAACACTTCGACAACAAGGACTCTGCGGCACAAGACAAAGGCAGTGGAGAAAATAAAGATG AAGGCAATCAACTTAGCAGTGGAGTTGTGTCTTCATCTCAGGATGAAGTAGCCGCAGGCCCAAAACGGCCATTCTCAGATGAAGGTCATGAGGCAGACTCTGTAGACGATGACATTTCCAAACGCAAAAAGAGAAAGGAGAATGAAGAGAAAGAGCCCATGGCTAAACCAGCTTCAGTTCCACGCAGTGGCCCCGGACG CATTCTTACAGGCACAAAGCCTCCAGGGCCAGCTAGTAAGACTGGTGCCACTCCACTAGGAAAAGGTGGTAATGTGCAGGGTGGAGGCAAAGGCAGCACAGCGGGTTCCTCCACAGGGAAAGGCAGCCAGCAAGCTCAGGGCAAGGGTGGCAGTGTAGCTGGCAAACTGGGTGCTCAAAACCAG ggCAAGACATCTGGGAGTGCAAAAGGTGCAACTAGTatggttgcaagtaaacaagaACGAAAAAGCCCAGTTGCCAGCCCGAAACCAAACCAAGCCAAGGATGCTGATGGTGACTCTGAAGATCAGAAAAACCAAGAATCTACAGCACCCAAGGTGCCGCCATTAAAGATAGTCATACCTGGCGGCGCAGGGGGCTCTGCCAACAGAAACGAGCAAGAAG GTGGGACCGGGCAACGCGGCAGCGGGAAGGGACGCGGCAGTGTGGCGACGCTGCCCTACGTGCTGCCGtgcaccgccgccgccgacgccggGCAGACCTCCGACAGCTCCGACGGCAACTCCGACGACAAGCGCCCGGGAGAAGGGGGCAAG GCTGGGCAAAGAGTCCTCCGTTCGCACAGGACGAACGATGGAGAAAGAGAGAAGGACAAGGAGAGGACTTCCCCTCAGACAGGGAGCGAGAGTCGCTCCGGGACGGGTTCCACTCAGTCGACATTGAGTTCCAACAAGAGCCCCCCGCCCTCGGGCTCT GGGCATGATAGCGAGCACGCTCCATCTGCATCGTCTGGCGGGGTCAGTGGCCGCTCCGAGACAG TGAACAATCCTGGGCCCTCGGTGGAGCTGCACCCTCGGAAGCGCAAGATCAAGGCTTCTAAGGACAGCCACTCTCGGGAGCCTGTCAAGACCGAGCCCACGCCAGACAGCACCGTGTCTCACAATGTCACACATTCCAACCCCTATCAAATGTACATTCATATTCGAAAACag ATTGAACATCGTCAGAAGAGCCTGTTTCCTGTGAAGCCTAAACCGCCCAAAGACTTTAACAAGTACCTGATGAACCGCTGCACTTACACTCTGCAGAGTAACGTGAACCCGGACCCACAGGTGGAGATCCCACACAACATGCCACCACTAATGGTCAGCGAATTTACAGACCAGGAAAAAGAACG GACACGCATGAGAATCCAACACCTAGTTGAGAAAGAAAAACTGGTACTAGCTGTAGAACAAGAAATTCTACGCGTGCACGGACGCGCCGAACGCGCTGTGATCAATCAG TCTCTTCCTTATTCGGTATGCACAATGTTGCGTGACAAAGAAGTGTACAACGTGCTGGCTCCAGACCAAGAGGAGAAACGGAACGCACAGCGCTCGCGCTGCAACAGCCGACAGATCAACTCTTGGCTGCAGGAAGTCGATGATAAATGGGAGAAAATTaag GAGGGCATGCTTCGGCGTCAGAACACGGAAGCTGAAACTTTACATGCTGTTCAAAAAATGGGATGGGAGTGGAAACTGAAGGAACTCGGTATTTGCGACTACAAAACCACCCCTAAAATCGATCCAACACACGTACCTCAAATATTTGTTTCCAATTTCGACTTGCGcgcttaa
- the LOC134661363 gene encoding ankyrin repeat domain-containing protein 12-like isoform X3, which produces MPSSSRTRGSGRGPDGALRPPVIAPMSERQQLALVMQISSQDAPPAAPSTAEERKRTRQQRNERGETPLHVAAIRGDHDQVKKLLDQGQDPDVPDFAGWTPLHEACIYGWYQVVIVLVKGGANVNAKGLDDDTPLHDATTSGNLKMVKFLVEHGADPFVKNAKAKMPIDYAAPHIYEFLESLKDNNVRASHTGRARDDSSKKVGNASTSSDSSKRNMDCLAQEHFDNKDSAAQDKGSGENKDEGNQLSSGVVSSSQDEVAAGPKRPFSDEGHEADSVDDDISKRKKRKENEEKEPMAKPASVPRSGPGRILTGTKPPGPASKTGATPLGKGGNVQGGGKGSTAGSSTGKGSQQAQGKGGSVAGKLGAQNQGKTSGSAKGATSMVASKQERKSPVASPKPNQAKDADGDSEDQKNQESTAPKVPPLKIVIPGGAGGSANRNEQEGEGGTGQRGSGKGRGSVATLPYVLPCTAAADAGQTSDSSDGNSDDKRPGEGGKGHDSEHAPSASSGGVSGRSETVNNPGPSVELHPRKRKIKASKDSHSREPVKTEPTPDSTVSHNVTHSNPYQMYIHIRKQIEHRQKSLFPVKPKPPKDFNKYLMNRCTYTLQSNVNPDPQVEIPHNMPPLMVSEFTDQEKERTRMRIQHLVEKEKLVLAVEQEILRVHGRAERAVINQSLPYSVCTMLRDKEVYNVLAPDQEEKRNAQRSRCNSRQINSWLQEVDDKWEKIKEGMLRRQNTEAETLHAVQKMGWEWKLKELGICDYKTTPKIDPTHVPQIFVSNFDLRA; this is translated from the exons ATGCCGTCGTCGTCGCGGACGCGGGGCTCCGGCCGCGGCCCCGACGGGGCACTCAGGCCTCCGGTCATAGCTCCCATGTCAGAACGACAGCAGCTGGCCTTGGTGATGCAGATATCGTCACAGGATGCTCCTCCAG CCGCTCCATCAACTGCTGAAGAAAGGAAACGTACCAGGCAGCAGCGCAACGAGCGTGGTGAGACACCTCTACACGTAGCCGCCATCAGGGGAGACCATGATCAAGTGAAAAAGCTCCTCGACCAAGGCCAGGATCCAGATGTCCCGGATTTTGCGG GTTGGACACCCCTACACGAGGCGTGTATATATGGCTGGTACCAGGTGGTCATAGTCCTTGTGAAGGGTGGAGCCAACGTGAACGCGAAGGGTCTCGACGACGACACTCCGCTGCACGACGCCACCACCTCGGGCAACTTGAAGATGGTTAAATTTCTCGTTGAGCACGGTGCTGACCCATTTGTTAAAAATGCAAAGGCTAAAATGCCCATCGACTATGCAGCTCCTCATATTTACGAGTTTCTGGAATCGTTGAAGg ATAATAACGTGAGAGCCTCACACACGGGTCGGGCAAGGGATGACAGTAGCAAGAAAGTTGGCAATGCAAGTACTTCTAGTGACAGCAGCAAGCGCAACATGGACTGCCTAGCACAGGAACACTTCGACAACAAGGACTCTGCGGCACAAGACAAAGGCAGTGGAGAAAATAAAGATG AAGGCAATCAACTTAGCAGTGGAGTTGTGTCTTCATCTCAGGATGAAGTAGCCGCAGGCCCAAAACGGCCATTCTCAGATGAAGGTCATGAGGCAGACTCTGTAGACGATGACATTTCCAAACGCAAAAAGAGAAAGGAGAATGAAGAGAAAGAGCCCATGGCTAAACCAGCTTCAGTTCCACGCAGTGGCCCCGGACG CATTCTTACAGGCACAAAGCCTCCAGGGCCAGCTAGTAAGACTGGTGCCACTCCACTAGGAAAAGGTGGTAATGTGCAGGGTGGAGGCAAAGGCAGCACAGCGGGTTCCTCCACAGGGAAAGGCAGCCAGCAAGCTCAGGGCAAGGGTGGCAGTGTAGCTGGCAAACTGGGTGCTCAAAACCAG ggCAAGACATCTGGGAGTGCAAAAGGTGCAACTAGTatggttgcaagtaaacaagaACGAAAAAGCCCAGTTGCCAGCCCGAAACCAAACCAAGCCAAGGATGCTGATGGTGACTCTGAAGATCAGAAAAACCAAGAATCTACAGCACCCAAGGTGCCGCCATTAAAGATAGTCATACCTGGCGGCGCAGGGGGCTCTGCCAACAGAAACGAGCAAGAAGGTGAAG GTGGGACCGGGCAACGCGGCAGCGGGAAGGGACGCGGCAGTGTGGCGACGCTGCCCTACGTGCTGCCGtgcaccgccgccgccgacgccggGCAGACCTCCGACAGCTCCGACGGCAACTCCGACGACAAGCGCCCGGGAGAAGGGGGCAAG GGGCATGATAGCGAGCACGCTCCATCTGCATCGTCTGGCGGGGTCAGTGGCCGCTCCGAGACAG TGAACAATCCTGGGCCCTCGGTGGAGCTGCACCCTCGGAAGCGCAAGATCAAGGCTTCTAAGGACAGCCACTCTCGGGAGCCTGTCAAGACCGAGCCCACGCCAGACAGCACCGTGTCTCACAATGTCACACATTCCAACCCCTATCAAATGTACATTCATATTCGAAAACag ATTGAACATCGTCAGAAGAGCCTGTTTCCTGTGAAGCCTAAACCGCCCAAAGACTTTAACAAGTACCTGATGAACCGCTGCACTTACACTCTGCAGAGTAACGTGAACCCGGACCCACAGGTGGAGATCCCACACAACATGCCACCACTAATGGTCAGCGAATTTACAGACCAGGAAAAAGAACG GACACGCATGAGAATCCAACACCTAGTTGAGAAAGAAAAACTGGTACTAGCTGTAGAACAAGAAATTCTACGCGTGCACGGACGCGCCGAACGCGCTGTGATCAATCAG TCTCTTCCTTATTCGGTATGCACAATGTTGCGTGACAAAGAAGTGTACAACGTGCTGGCTCCAGACCAAGAGGAGAAACGGAACGCACAGCGCTCGCGCTGCAACAGCCGACAGATCAACTCTTGGCTGCAGGAAGTCGATGATAAATGGGAGAAAATTaag GAGGGCATGCTTCGGCGTCAGAACACGGAAGCTGAAACTTTACATGCTGTTCAAAAAATGGGATGGGAGTGGAAACTGAAGGAACTCGGTATTTGCGACTACAAAACCACCCCTAAAATCGATCCAACACACGTACCTCAAATATTTGTTTCCAATTTCGACTTGCGcgcttaa
- the LOC134661363 gene encoding ankyrin repeat domain-containing protein 12-like isoform X1, with amino-acid sequence MPSSSRTRGSGRGPDGALRPPVIAPMSERQQLALVMQISSQDAPPAAPSTAEERKRTRQQRNERGETPLHVAAIRGDHDQVKKLLDQGQDPDVPDFAGWTPLHEACIYGWYQVVIVLVKGGANVNAKGLDDDTPLHDATTSGNLKMVKFLVEHGADPFVKNAKAKMPIDYAAPHIYEFLESLKDNNVRASHTGRARDDSSKKVGNASTSSDSSKRNMDCLAQEHFDNKDSAAQDKGSGENKDEGNQLSSGVVSSSQDEVAAGPKRPFSDEGHEADSVDDDISKRKKRKENEEKEPMAKPASVPRSGPGRILTGTKPPGPASKTGATPLGKGGNVQGGGKGSTAGSSTGKGSQQAQGKGGSVAGKLGAQNQGKTSGSAKGATSMVASKQERKSPVASPKPNQAKDADGDSEDQKNQESTAPKVPPLKIVIPGGAGGSANRNEQEGEGGTGQRGSGKGRGSVATLPYVLPCTAAADAGQTSDSSDGNSDDKRPGEGGKAGQRVLRSHRTNDGEREKDKERTSPQTGSESRSGTGSTQSTLSSNKSPPPSGSGHDSEHAPSASSGGVSGRSETVNNPGPSVELHPRKRKIKASKDSHSREPVKTEPTPDSTVSHNVTHSNPYQMYIHIRKQIEHRQKSLFPVKPKPPKDFNKYLMNRCTYTLQSNVNPDPQVEIPHNMPPLMVSEFTDQEKERTRMRIQHLVEKEKLVLAVEQEILRVHGRAERAVINQSLPYSVCTMLRDKEVYNVLAPDQEEKRNAQRSRCNSRQINSWLQEVDDKWEKIKEGMLRRQNTEAETLHAVQKMGWEWKLKELGICDYKTTPKIDPTHVPQIFVSNFDLRA; translated from the exons ATGCCGTCGTCGTCGCGGACGCGGGGCTCCGGCCGCGGCCCCGACGGGGCACTCAGGCCTCCGGTCATAGCTCCCATGTCAGAACGACAGCAGCTGGCCTTGGTGATGCAGATATCGTCACAGGATGCTCCTCCAG CCGCTCCATCAACTGCTGAAGAAAGGAAACGTACCAGGCAGCAGCGCAACGAGCGTGGTGAGACACCTCTACACGTAGCCGCCATCAGGGGAGACCATGATCAAGTGAAAAAGCTCCTCGACCAAGGCCAGGATCCAGATGTCCCGGATTTTGCGG GTTGGACACCCCTACACGAGGCGTGTATATATGGCTGGTACCAGGTGGTCATAGTCCTTGTGAAGGGTGGAGCCAACGTGAACGCGAAGGGTCTCGACGACGACACTCCGCTGCACGACGCCACCACCTCGGGCAACTTGAAGATGGTTAAATTTCTCGTTGAGCACGGTGCTGACCCATTTGTTAAAAATGCAAAGGCTAAAATGCCCATCGACTATGCAGCTCCTCATATTTACGAGTTTCTGGAATCGTTGAAGg ATAATAACGTGAGAGCCTCACACACGGGTCGGGCAAGGGATGACAGTAGCAAGAAAGTTGGCAATGCAAGTACTTCTAGTGACAGCAGCAAGCGCAACATGGACTGCCTAGCACAGGAACACTTCGACAACAAGGACTCTGCGGCACAAGACAAAGGCAGTGGAGAAAATAAAGATG AAGGCAATCAACTTAGCAGTGGAGTTGTGTCTTCATCTCAGGATGAAGTAGCCGCAGGCCCAAAACGGCCATTCTCAGATGAAGGTCATGAGGCAGACTCTGTAGACGATGACATTTCCAAACGCAAAAAGAGAAAGGAGAATGAAGAGAAAGAGCCCATGGCTAAACCAGCTTCAGTTCCACGCAGTGGCCCCGGACG CATTCTTACAGGCACAAAGCCTCCAGGGCCAGCTAGTAAGACTGGTGCCACTCCACTAGGAAAAGGTGGTAATGTGCAGGGTGGAGGCAAAGGCAGCACAGCGGGTTCCTCCACAGGGAAAGGCAGCCAGCAAGCTCAGGGCAAGGGTGGCAGTGTAGCTGGCAAACTGGGTGCTCAAAACCAG ggCAAGACATCTGGGAGTGCAAAAGGTGCAACTAGTatggttgcaagtaaacaagaACGAAAAAGCCCAGTTGCCAGCCCGAAACCAAACCAAGCCAAGGATGCTGATGGTGACTCTGAAGATCAGAAAAACCAAGAATCTACAGCACCCAAGGTGCCGCCATTAAAGATAGTCATACCTGGCGGCGCAGGGGGCTCTGCCAACAGAAACGAGCAAGAAGGTGAAG GTGGGACCGGGCAACGCGGCAGCGGGAAGGGACGCGGCAGTGTGGCGACGCTGCCCTACGTGCTGCCGtgcaccgccgccgccgacgccggGCAGACCTCCGACAGCTCCGACGGCAACTCCGACGACAAGCGCCCGGGAGAAGGGGGCAAG GCTGGGCAAAGAGTCCTCCGTTCGCACAGGACGAACGATGGAGAAAGAGAGAAGGACAAGGAGAGGACTTCCCCTCAGACAGGGAGCGAGAGTCGCTCCGGGACGGGTTCCACTCAGTCGACATTGAGTTCCAACAAGAGCCCCCCGCCCTCGGGCTCT GGGCATGATAGCGAGCACGCTCCATCTGCATCGTCTGGCGGGGTCAGTGGCCGCTCCGAGACAG TGAACAATCCTGGGCCCTCGGTGGAGCTGCACCCTCGGAAGCGCAAGATCAAGGCTTCTAAGGACAGCCACTCTCGGGAGCCTGTCAAGACCGAGCCCACGCCAGACAGCACCGTGTCTCACAATGTCACACATTCCAACCCCTATCAAATGTACATTCATATTCGAAAACag ATTGAACATCGTCAGAAGAGCCTGTTTCCTGTGAAGCCTAAACCGCCCAAAGACTTTAACAAGTACCTGATGAACCGCTGCACTTACACTCTGCAGAGTAACGTGAACCCGGACCCACAGGTGGAGATCCCACACAACATGCCACCACTAATGGTCAGCGAATTTACAGACCAGGAAAAAGAACG GACACGCATGAGAATCCAACACCTAGTTGAGAAAGAAAAACTGGTACTAGCTGTAGAACAAGAAATTCTACGCGTGCACGGACGCGCCGAACGCGCTGTGATCAATCAG TCTCTTCCTTATTCGGTATGCACAATGTTGCGTGACAAAGAAGTGTACAACGTGCTGGCTCCAGACCAAGAGGAGAAACGGAACGCACAGCGCTCGCGCTGCAACAGCCGACAGATCAACTCTTGGCTGCAGGAAGTCGATGATAAATGGGAGAAAATTaag GAGGGCATGCTTCGGCGTCAGAACACGGAAGCTGAAACTTTACATGCTGTTCAAAAAATGGGATGGGAGTGGAAACTGAAGGAACTCGGTATTTGCGACTACAAAACCACCCCTAAAATCGATCCAACACACGTACCTCAAATATTTGTTTCCAATTTCGACTTGCGcgcttaa
- the LOC134661363 gene encoding ankyrin repeat domain-containing protein 12-like isoform X4, whose translation MPSSSRTRGSGRGPDGALRPPVIAPMSERQQLALVMQISSQDAPPAAPSTAEERKRTRQQRNERGETPLHVAAIRGDHDQVKKLLDQGQDPDVPDFAGWTPLHEACIYGWYQVVIVLVKGGANVNAKGLDDDTPLHDATTSGNLKMVKFLVEHGADPFVKNAKAKMPIDYAAPHIYEFLESLKEGNQLSSGVVSSSQDEVAAGPKRPFSDEGHEADSVDDDISKRKKRKENEEKEPMAKPASVPRSGPGRILTGTKPPGPASKTGATPLGKGGNVQGGGKGSTAGSSTGKGSQQAQGKGGSVAGKLGAQNQGKTSGSAKGATSMVASKQERKSPVASPKPNQAKDADGDSEDQKNQESTAPKVPPLKIVIPGGAGGSANRNEQEGEGGTGQRGSGKGRGSVATLPYVLPCTAAADAGQTSDSSDGNSDDKRPGEGGKAGQRVLRSHRTNDGEREKDKERTSPQTGSESRSGTGSTQSTLSSNKSPPPSGSGHDSEHAPSASSGGVSGRSETVNNPGPSVELHPRKRKIKASKDSHSREPVKTEPTPDSTVSHNVTHSNPYQMYIHIRKQIEHRQKSLFPVKPKPPKDFNKYLMNRCTYTLQSNVNPDPQVEIPHNMPPLMVSEFTDQEKERTRMRIQHLVEKEKLVLAVEQEILRVHGRAERAVINQSLPYSVCTMLRDKEVYNVLAPDQEEKRNAQRSRCNSRQINSWLQEVDDKWEKIKEGMLRRQNTEAETLHAVQKMGWEWKLKELGICDYKTTPKIDPTHVPQIFVSNFDLRA comes from the exons ATGCCGTCGTCGTCGCGGACGCGGGGCTCCGGCCGCGGCCCCGACGGGGCACTCAGGCCTCCGGTCATAGCTCCCATGTCAGAACGACAGCAGCTGGCCTTGGTGATGCAGATATCGTCACAGGATGCTCCTCCAG CCGCTCCATCAACTGCTGAAGAAAGGAAACGTACCAGGCAGCAGCGCAACGAGCGTGGTGAGACACCTCTACACGTAGCCGCCATCAGGGGAGACCATGATCAAGTGAAAAAGCTCCTCGACCAAGGCCAGGATCCAGATGTCCCGGATTTTGCGG GTTGGACACCCCTACACGAGGCGTGTATATATGGCTGGTACCAGGTGGTCATAGTCCTTGTGAAGGGTGGAGCCAACGTGAACGCGAAGGGTCTCGACGACGACACTCCGCTGCACGACGCCACCACCTCGGGCAACTTGAAGATGGTTAAATTTCTCGTTGAGCACGGTGCTGACCCATTTGTTAAAAATGCAAAGGCTAAAATGCCCATCGACTATGCAGCTCCTCATATTTACGAGTTTCTGGAATCGTTGAAGg AAGGCAATCAACTTAGCAGTGGAGTTGTGTCTTCATCTCAGGATGAAGTAGCCGCAGGCCCAAAACGGCCATTCTCAGATGAAGGTCATGAGGCAGACTCTGTAGACGATGACATTTCCAAACGCAAAAAGAGAAAGGAGAATGAAGAGAAAGAGCCCATGGCTAAACCAGCTTCAGTTCCACGCAGTGGCCCCGGACG CATTCTTACAGGCACAAAGCCTCCAGGGCCAGCTAGTAAGACTGGTGCCACTCCACTAGGAAAAGGTGGTAATGTGCAGGGTGGAGGCAAAGGCAGCACAGCGGGTTCCTCCACAGGGAAAGGCAGCCAGCAAGCTCAGGGCAAGGGTGGCAGTGTAGCTGGCAAACTGGGTGCTCAAAACCAG ggCAAGACATCTGGGAGTGCAAAAGGTGCAACTAGTatggttgcaagtaaacaagaACGAAAAAGCCCAGTTGCCAGCCCGAAACCAAACCAAGCCAAGGATGCTGATGGTGACTCTGAAGATCAGAAAAACCAAGAATCTACAGCACCCAAGGTGCCGCCATTAAAGATAGTCATACCTGGCGGCGCAGGGGGCTCTGCCAACAGAAACGAGCAAGAAGGTGAAG GTGGGACCGGGCAACGCGGCAGCGGGAAGGGACGCGGCAGTGTGGCGACGCTGCCCTACGTGCTGCCGtgcaccgccgccgccgacgccggGCAGACCTCCGACAGCTCCGACGGCAACTCCGACGACAAGCGCCCGGGAGAAGGGGGCAAG GCTGGGCAAAGAGTCCTCCGTTCGCACAGGACGAACGATGGAGAAAGAGAGAAGGACAAGGAGAGGACTTCCCCTCAGACAGGGAGCGAGAGTCGCTCCGGGACGGGTTCCACTCAGTCGACATTGAGTTCCAACAAGAGCCCCCCGCCCTCGGGCTCT GGGCATGATAGCGAGCACGCTCCATCTGCATCGTCTGGCGGGGTCAGTGGCCGCTCCGAGACAG TGAACAATCCTGGGCCCTCGGTGGAGCTGCACCCTCGGAAGCGCAAGATCAAGGCTTCTAAGGACAGCCACTCTCGGGAGCCTGTCAAGACCGAGCCCACGCCAGACAGCACCGTGTCTCACAATGTCACACATTCCAACCCCTATCAAATGTACATTCATATTCGAAAACag ATTGAACATCGTCAGAAGAGCCTGTTTCCTGTGAAGCCTAAACCGCCCAAAGACTTTAACAAGTACCTGATGAACCGCTGCACTTACACTCTGCAGAGTAACGTGAACCCGGACCCACAGGTGGAGATCCCACACAACATGCCACCACTAATGGTCAGCGAATTTACAGACCAGGAAAAAGAACG GACACGCATGAGAATCCAACACCTAGTTGAGAAAGAAAAACTGGTACTAGCTGTAGAACAAGAAATTCTACGCGTGCACGGACGCGCCGAACGCGCTGTGATCAATCAG TCTCTTCCTTATTCGGTATGCACAATGTTGCGTGACAAAGAAGTGTACAACGTGCTGGCTCCAGACCAAGAGGAGAAACGGAACGCACAGCGCTCGCGCTGCAACAGCCGACAGATCAACTCTTGGCTGCAGGAAGTCGATGATAAATGGGAGAAAATTaag GAGGGCATGCTTCGGCGTCAGAACACGGAAGCTGAAACTTTACATGCTGTTCAAAAAATGGGATGGGAGTGGAAACTGAAGGAACTCGGTATTTGCGACTACAAAACCACCCCTAAAATCGATCCAACACACGTACCTCAAATATTTGTTTCCAATTTCGACTTGCGcgcttaa